In Rhodothermus sp., the following proteins share a genomic window:
- a CDS encoding copper chaperone PCu(A)C — MRYLFTVLMGLWLLAGCRQQPAEQSAAPAEPPLPEGRLAVEEPVLYATAAGDSAVVSLRIANGTVEADTLVGAEAPAVTRDVVLREVVGDTVQTTRSVSSIVIPARSRVAVQLVLRNLQQAIEPGQMVLVDLSLARQGRLRVRVPVREATTPGE; from the coding sequence ATGCGGTATCTGTTCACTGTCTTGATGGGGCTGTGGTTGCTTGCAGGTTGTCGACAGCAACCGGCTGAGCAGTCAGCGGCGCCGGCCGAGCCGCCGTTGCCGGAGGGGCGGCTGGCTGTGGAGGAGCCGGTGCTTTATGCCACGGCTGCCGGTGATAGTGCGGTGGTATCGCTGCGCATCGCCAATGGTACGGTTGAGGCCGACACGCTGGTAGGAGCCGAAGCGCCGGCCGTAACGCGCGACGTGGTGCTGCGTGAGGTGGTGGGGGATACGGTGCAGACTACCCGCTCGGTTTCCTCGATCGTGATTCCGGCACGTTCGCGGGTGGCGGTGCAGCTGGTCCTGCGTAATCTACAGCAGGCGATCGAGCCGGGGCAGATGGTGCTGGTGGATTTGAGTCTGGCCCGGCAGGGGCGGTTGCGCGTGCGCGTGCCGGTGCGCGAGGCGACAACTCCCGGCGAATAA
- a CDS encoding M1 family metallopeptidase encodes MRPVVLLLIGVLFGMGCAASRPTEPSPTTPSFRPERPLPAPLTLPPSFVQAIEQGTRTLDGRPGPNYWQQYARYDLTARIDPAARRLNGEGRIVYLNRSPDTLRQLFLELPLNVHAEGVVRNESVEVTGGVTLHYVGVNGQAAYLAADAPRGAPRYTVNGTRLIIFLPQALAPNDSVQLDLRWSFTIPKRGAGGRMGYDDNLFFLAYWYPHMSVYDDVIGWFTAPFLSRAEFYFGYGDYQITIDAPAGWLVMATGTFENPEAVLAPEVLARMRQAYASDTPVRIAEPDTDPVTLPGTEGRLQWRFRATNVRDVAFSLVRKAYWEGARTPVGDRDGDGQTDYAQINTFWRPSAPRWAHVTRYQQHALSYLSRLTGFPYPWPHMTAVEGGGIIGGGMEFPMMTLIGDYNAAGDSALYYVTAHELAHMWIPMIVGTNERRYSWIDEGSTTFAENHARTDFFPGTQPRLSEQESYLMLARMGAEGEIMRWSDYHYFSFAFGVASYSKPATLLEALRGLLGEDVFWRAYRTFIREWAFKHPYPYDFFHTFERISGRDLDWFWHAWYFETWTLDQAIAAVEPIEGGVRITVEDLGNAPMPVYLTLTLADGSQVQDTIDVDIWLEGRRQVTVTVPTDAAVTRVEIDPARWFPDIDRTNNVWRAPAGTGQ; translated from the coding sequence ATGCGCCCTGTTGTGCTGCTCCTGATCGGTGTGCTGTTCGGGATGGGATGCGCCGCCTCACGTCCCACGGAACCATCCCCGACTACGCCGTCTTTTCGTCCGGAGCGTCCACTACCAGCTCCTCTGACCTTACCGCCATCGTTTGTCCAGGCTATTGAACAGGGGACGCGCACGTTAGATGGCCGCCCGGGTCCGAACTACTGGCAACAGTATGCCCGCTATGACCTGACTGCCCGCATCGACCCAGCCGCACGTCGCCTGAACGGTGAAGGGCGGATCGTTTACCTCAATCGCTCACCGGACACGCTCCGCCAGCTTTTTCTGGAGCTGCCCCTGAACGTCCACGCCGAAGGAGTCGTACGCAACGAATCGGTTGAAGTAACGGGCGGCGTTACGCTCCACTATGTAGGCGTCAACGGTCAGGCAGCCTACCTGGCTGCCGATGCCCCACGGGGAGCTCCGCGCTATACCGTCAACGGCACCCGGCTGATTATTTTTCTGCCGCAGGCGCTGGCCCCGAACGATTCCGTGCAGCTTGATCTTCGCTGGTCCTTTACCATTCCCAAACGGGGCGCCGGTGGCCGCATGGGCTACGACGACAACCTCTTCTTCCTGGCCTACTGGTATCCTCACATGTCGGTCTATGATGATGTGATTGGCTGGTTTACGGCACCGTTCCTGAGTCGTGCCGAGTTTTACTTTGGCTATGGCGACTATCAGATCACGATCGATGCACCCGCCGGCTGGCTCGTGATGGCCACCGGCACTTTCGAAAATCCTGAAGCAGTGCTGGCACCTGAGGTGCTGGCCCGCATGCGCCAGGCCTATGCCAGCGATACGCCGGTGCGCATCGCCGAACCGGATACCGATCCGGTTACCCTGCCAGGTACCGAGGGCCGCCTGCAATGGCGATTCCGGGCGACGAACGTGCGCGACGTGGCCTTCAGCCTGGTACGTAAGGCTTACTGGGAAGGCGCACGCACCCCGGTGGGCGATCGCGACGGCGACGGACAGACCGACTACGCTCAGATCAATACGTTCTGGCGACCGTCAGCTCCCCGATGGGCCCATGTCACCCGCTACCAGCAACACGCCCTCAGCTATCTCTCGCGCCTGACAGGCTTTCCTTACCCCTGGCCCCACATGACAGCTGTCGAAGGCGGTGGCATCATCGGCGGCGGCATGGAATTCCCCATGATGACCCTCATCGGCGACTACAATGCGGCCGGCGACAGCGCCCTCTACTACGTGACGGCGCACGAACTGGCCCACATGTGGATTCCCATGATCGTGGGCACTAACGAGCGTCGCTACAGCTGGATAGACGAAGGCAGCACCACGTTTGCCGAAAACCACGCCCGCACCGACTTCTTCCCCGGCACGCAACCTCGGCTGAGCGAACAGGAAAGCTATCTCATGCTGGCCCGCATGGGCGCCGAAGGAGAAATCATGCGCTGGTCCGATTACCACTACTTCAGCTTTGCGTTCGGCGTCGCTTCCTACAGTAAGCCCGCTACGCTCCTGGAAGCCCTCCGCGGCCTTCTGGGCGAAGACGTCTTCTGGCGTGCCTACCGCACCTTCATCCGCGAGTGGGCCTTCAAGCATCCATATCCCTACGACTTCTTCCATACGTTCGAACGCATCAGTGGCCGCGACCTCGACTGGTTCTGGCATGCCTGGTATTTTGAGACGTGGACGCTCGACCAGGCCATCGCGGCTGTCGAGCCCATCGAAGGTGGCGTGCGCATCACGGTCGAAGACCTCGGAAACGCACCGATGCCTGTCTACCTGACGCTCACGCTGGCCGATGGGTCGCAGGTGCAGGACACCATCGACGTGGACATCTGGCTGGAAGGGCGTCGGCAAGTGACCGTTACGGTACCGACCGATGCCGCCGTTACCCGGGTCGAAATCGATCCAGCGCGCTGGTTCCCCGACATCGACCGCACCAATAACGTCTGGCGAGCACCGGCCGGTACCGGACAGTAA
- a CDS encoding PstS family phosphate ABC transporter substrate-binding protein, with protein sequence MGQRTLLPVALLLFGILAGCGQDQQRGQLTGSVRIDGSSTVYPLTEAVAEEFMKQYPGVRVTVGISGTGGGFSRFLRRETDINDASRPIRPVEDSLARQRGIEYIELPVAYDGIAVVVNPGNDWVECMTVEELRRVWEPNSTITRWNQVRASFPDRPLSLYGAGTDSGTYDYFTAAIVGEEHASRSDFTASEDDNVLVQGVSGDPNALGFIPLAYYEENTDKLKAVAIDDGNPDNGEGCILPSTETVGNGTYQPLSRPIFIYVNAEQADDPAVGAFVEFYLQHAAALALEVGYVPLSAEAYELALERFRNRVTGSIFGGGGSQVGIKLEDLLQLEQQEAGETAVE encoded by the coding sequence ATGGGACAACGAACGCTTCTTCCAGTAGCCCTGCTCCTGTTCGGAATACTGGCTGGCTGTGGGCAGGATCAGCAGCGCGGACAGCTAACCGGCTCGGTGCGGATTGACGGCTCCAGTACGGTCTATCCGCTGACCGAGGCGGTGGCCGAAGAGTTCATGAAACAGTATCCCGGGGTGCGGGTGACGGTGGGCATCAGCGGGACCGGTGGGGGCTTTTCCCGGTTCCTCCGCAGAGAGACAGACATCAACGATGCGTCACGGCCAATTCGTCCGGTCGAAGATTCGCTGGCCCGGCAGAGGGGGATTGAATACATCGAGTTGCCCGTAGCCTATGATGGTATTGCGGTGGTGGTCAATCCCGGAAACGACTGGGTGGAGTGCATGACCGTGGAAGAGTTGCGGCGCGTCTGGGAGCCCAACAGTACGATTACCCGCTGGAATCAGGTGCGGGCCTCGTTTCCGGACCGGCCGCTGAGCCTGTATGGGGCCGGGACCGACAGCGGCACCTATGATTACTTCACAGCGGCCATTGTGGGGGAGGAACATGCCAGCCGATCGGACTTCACGGCCAGTGAAGACGACAACGTGCTTGTCCAGGGGGTCAGTGGAGATCCCAACGCCCTGGGATTCATCCCGTTGGCTTACTATGAGGAGAACACGGACAAGTTGAAGGCTGTAGCGATCGACGATGGCAACCCGGACAATGGGGAAGGGTGCATTCTGCCCAGCACCGAAACCGTGGGCAACGGGACCTATCAGCCGCTTTCGCGACCGATCTTCATTTACGTAAATGCGGAGCAGGCCGACGATCCGGCGGTCGGAGCGTTCGTCGAGTTTTATCTGCAGCATGCAGCCGCTCTGGCCCTGGAGGTAGGTTATGTGCCGCTATCAGCCGAGGCTTACGAGCTGGCCCTTGAACGCTTTCGGAACCGGGTCACGGGTAGTATCTTTGGAGGTGGTGGTTCGCAGGTAGGGATTAAGCTCGAAGACCTGCTCCAGCTGGAACAGCAGGAAGCCGGAGAAACTGCAGTAGAGTAG
- the pstA gene encoding phosphate ABC transporter permease PstA, with product MREVQQAVVARFDLRLGRRQRLGQILAVILFLATVFGLLVLTALLVDVVRKGTPWLDWQFLTSYPSRKPEAAGIKSAIVGSFWLMVLTALFAVPVGVGAAIYLEEYAPRGWFLRLIQLNIANLAGIPSVIYGILGLGLFVRFFALGRSLLAGALTMSLLVLPIIVISTQEALRAVPQGIRESAYALGATRWQVVSSHLLPIAAPGILTGIILALSRAVGETAPLVMIGALTFVAFLPGSLLDPFTVLPIQIFNWTARPQEDFRALAAAAIIVLMVFLFLMNLSAILLRNYYERHRPH from the coding sequence ATGCGCGAAGTGCAGCAGGCAGTGGTTGCCCGGTTCGATCTGCGGCTGGGCCGACGACAGCGCTTAGGGCAGATTCTGGCGGTGATCTTGTTTCTGGCAACAGTGTTCGGGTTGCTCGTATTGACGGCGCTTCTGGTCGATGTGGTGCGTAAGGGGACGCCCTGGCTGGACTGGCAATTTCTTACGTCCTATCCCTCCCGTAAGCCTGAAGCAGCCGGGATCAAGTCGGCAATTGTGGGATCGTTCTGGCTCATGGTGCTGACAGCCCTGTTTGCCGTTCCGGTCGGCGTAGGGGCCGCGATCTACCTGGAGGAATATGCGCCGCGCGGCTGGTTCCTGCGGCTCATTCAGCTGAACATTGCCAATCTGGCCGGTATCCCTTCCGTGATCTATGGCATTCTGGGGTTGGGCCTCTTTGTACGCTTTTTTGCGTTGGGACGCAGCCTGCTGGCCGGGGCCTTGACGATGAGCCTGCTGGTCCTTCCCATCATTGTGATCAGTACGCAGGAAGCGTTACGTGCGGTGCCGCAGGGCATTCGGGAGAGTGCCTATGCGCTGGGGGCTACGCGCTGGCAGGTCGTCTCCAGTCACCTGTTGCCTATTGCAGCCCCCGGCATTCTGACCGGCATCATCCTGGCGCTGAGCCGGGCCGTCGGAGAGACAGCGCCCCTGGTCATGATCGGAGCGCTGACGTTCGTGGCCTTTCTACCGGGTAGCCTGTTGGATCCTTTTACGGTCTTGCCCATTCAGATTTTCAACTGGACGGCCCGTCCTCAGGAGGATTTTCGTGCGCTGGCAGCGGCCGCCATCATCGTGCTCATGGTGTTTCTGTTTTTGATGAACCTGAGCGCTATCCTGCTGCGAAACTACTACGAACGTCATCGTCCACATTGA
- a CDS encoding FAD:protein FMN transferase, whose translation MDRRRFLHRLGGWMIGGWLASSPFRLWSRPAEPAPLVRLYYVMGTLVRFEVYHPDRMAARDAVRRASALLFEVHRQMSVQEPTSILSQWNASPSGTDLVLPELTRAAVAEALYWRQATGGHFDPTVGAVVAAWQRGQPPVPQAERQVELRGDGRLRKWGAVALDLGGSAKGWAVDQAVAVLQQAGCTAALVNAGGDLRVFGTPPGTPAWTIGIRHPLRPDEVLTTVALTGGALATSGDYEPTGSVLVDPRDLTRIRLNGGVTVWAPTCGAADALATALAIEPDPSWLPEMAGVLIARRETEGLRVQTCRWLFAPNPTENLP comes from the coding sequence ATGGATCGACGGAGGTTTCTGCATCGGCTGGGCGGATGGATGATTGGAGGCTGGCTGGCCAGCTCGCCGTTCCGGCTATGGAGCCGACCAGCTGAGCCAGCGCCTCTGGTGCGACTTTATTACGTGATGGGGACGCTGGTGCGCTTCGAGGTTTATCACCCGGATCGGATGGCGGCCCGGGACGCTGTCCGGCGCGCCAGTGCGTTGCTGTTTGAGGTCCACCGGCAGATGAGCGTGCAGGAGCCCACGTCGATCCTGAGCCAATGGAATGCAAGTCCTTCGGGGACCGACCTGGTGTTGCCGGAGCTGACGCGGGCAGCCGTAGCCGAAGCGTTGTACTGGCGGCAGGCAACCGGTGGACATTTTGATCCTACGGTGGGCGCCGTCGTGGCTGCCTGGCAGCGGGGACAGCCACCGGTACCCCAGGCAGAACGTCAGGTGGAGCTGCGTGGCGATGGCCGGCTACGTAAATGGGGGGCGGTCGCTTTAGACCTGGGAGGCAGTGCCAAGGGATGGGCGGTGGATCAGGCGGTGGCGGTGCTGCAACAGGCCGGATGCACGGCAGCGCTGGTCAATGCCGGCGGCGATCTGCGGGTGTTCGGGACGCCTCCAGGAACTCCGGCGTGGACGATCGGGATCCGGCATCCGCTGCGTCCCGATGAGGTGCTGACTACCGTGGCGCTGACCGGCGGCGCGCTGGCGACCAGCGGCGACTACGAGCCGACCGGATCCGTGCTGGTTGATCCCCGCGACCTGACGCGCATCCGCTTGAACGGAGGCGTTACGGTCTGGGCCCCTACCTGTGGCGCTGCTGATGCGCTGGCTACGGCGCTGGCGATTGAGCCCGATCCGTCCTGGCTTCCTGAGATGGCCGGGGTGTTGATAGCACGTCGGGAGACCGAAGGACTACGCGTGCAGACCTGTCGCTGGTTGTTTGCGCCTAACCCAACCGAAAACCTACCATGA
- the pstC gene encoding phosphate ABC transporter permease subunit PstC encodes MPEEAGERVRWRRQGFPDLTPEANLSRGPRERLMQALLGLCALVTVCTTLGIAAILIGESVAFFRQVSLAEFLGDTKWTPQFAEQHFGIWPLLVGTLMITVIAALVAIPIGLAAAIYISQYAPDRVRRWLKPSLELLAGVPTVVYGYFALTFVTPLLQRVLPQMQVYNALSAGIVVGIMIIPMVASLSEDALRAVPRSLAEGAYALGATKYEVVLHVVVPAALSGIMASFILALSRAIGETMIVTLAAGATPRLTFNPLESIQTMTAYIVQVSLGDTPQGTVVYQSLFAVGLVLFILTLGMNLLANRIILRFKETY; translated from the coding sequence ATGCCTGAGGAGGCAGGTGAACGGGTACGCTGGCGCCGGCAGGGATTTCCAGATCTGACGCCGGAGGCTAACCTGTCGCGGGGGCCCAGGGAGCGACTGATGCAGGCGCTCCTTGGGCTCTGTGCCTTGGTAACGGTCTGCACCACGCTTGGCATTGCGGCCATTCTGATCGGGGAGTCCGTGGCTTTCTTTCGCCAGGTCTCCCTGGCCGAGTTTCTGGGGGATACGAAGTGGACGCCACAGTTTGCTGAGCAGCACTTTGGCATCTGGCCGCTGCTGGTCGGCACGCTGATGATCACTGTGATTGCAGCCCTGGTGGCCATTCCGATCGGTCTGGCCGCTGCCATTTACATCTCGCAATATGCGCCCGATCGCGTGCGGCGCTGGCTGAAGCCTTCTCTGGAGCTGCTGGCAGGAGTGCCGACCGTCGTTTATGGCTACTTTGCACTGACGTTCGTGACCCCGCTATTGCAGCGCGTTCTGCCCCAGATGCAGGTGTATAATGCGCTCAGCGCCGGGATCGTGGTGGGGATCATGATCATTCCGATGGTGGCGTCCTTGAGCGAAGATGCGTTGCGGGCAGTGCCGCGTTCGCTGGCGGAAGGGGCCTATGCACTGGGCGCCACGAAGTATGAGGTAGTGCTCCACGTGGTGGTTCCGGCCGCCCTGAGCGGAATCATGGCCAGCTTTATTCTGGCGCTGAGCCGAGCGATTGGTGAGACCATGATCGTCACGTTGGCAGCCGGTGCGACGCCCCGTCTGACGTTCAACCCGCTGGAATCCATTCAGACCATGACGGCCTATATCGTGCAGGTCAGCCTGGGAGATACACCGCAGGGAACGGTCGTGTACCAGAGCCTGTTTGCCGTGGGCCTGGTACTGTTTATCCTGACCCTGGGCATGAACCTGCTGGCCAATCGGATAATCCTGCGCTTTAAAGAAACCTATTGA
- a CDS encoding FMN-binding protein — MGCYAGLFVLILGWGLVPVAWAQDQIFLTPEEARAEVFPRGHYYQQDTLRFTPEELRQARQALRRAEPLDSVLVVTRVYDRDGKFLGYAVITEELGKYRPITFIVGVRPDFSVEKVAVMVYRESHGGQVRLPRFLYQYRGKTLRDPIQTYRDIVNISGATISVNSLNRGVKKVLYFVTTYYRKHPPVLTYRPHR, encoded by the coding sequence ATGGGGTGCTACGCAGGATTGTTCGTGCTGATACTGGGATGGGGCCTGGTGCCTGTGGCATGGGCACAGGACCAGATTTTCCTGACCCCGGAGGAAGCCCGGGCGGAGGTGTTTCCCCGGGGGCATTATTACCAGCAGGATACGCTTCGTTTTACGCCGGAAGAGCTGCGGCAGGCCCGGCAGGCCCTGCGTCGTGCCGAACCTCTCGATTCGGTGCTGGTTGTGACGCGCGTTTACGATCGGGATGGGAAATTCCTGGGGTATGCCGTGATCACTGAGGAGCTGGGCAAGTATCGGCCGATCACCTTCATTGTGGGCGTGCGTCCTGATTTTTCAGTTGAAAAGGTGGCTGTCATGGTGTACCGGGAGTCGCATGGGGGCCAGGTGCGGCTGCCGCGTTTTCTTTATCAGTATCGGGGAAAAACGCTGCGCGATCCGATTCAGACCTACCGGGATATTGTAAACATCAGTGGGGCTACCATTTCGGTTAATTCGTTGAACCGGGGCGTCAAGAAAGTGCTGTATTTTGTGACCACGTATTATCGGAAGCATCCGCCTGTGTTGACCTACCGACCGCATCGATGA